ATGAATATATCTACTAGACTTGTGGGTTATTAAAGCATGTATACGTCGTTTAGTCTTGATGAATTattgttaaatgaattatatataaGTGAGTTGAGTATAATTGCATGTAGTAGTATATGTTAGTTTTATGACTTAATGAAACGTGAATATGTTATTTTGACTTTATGAGAATATGGTTATGAACGTGTTGTAGCATGCTCTTGCTTAACCTTTGATATTGTGTGTGGATTGTGGTTATTCTGAatattcactgagcttgttaagctcatcCACTCCTTTTAAACCCTTGCAGATTAGTTGTGCACCTATATGAGCGGTGTTGTTCCAAGGGATGATCCAAGCAGGTCATTTTCTTTGATCTCGTAAGGGTTATTGTTTTTTGTTTATGTTTTGGGgataaggcaatgtggtagactttTACTAATATTTGTCATGATGCTTGGATGCTTCCATAGATTATTTGTTCCTAAGTTTATGAAATTCGTTTCATATTACGTTGATTATTTCTCAGACTTACTTTCGATGCTTGAGACTATTACTACGGTCATCTTGACGTTTAGTTGATGACGATATGATAGTATGATGGATTGGTACATGTTGGAATGATTTGTATGCTCAAGTATGTTGTATTTTTCTGGTCTGGAGCAGACGTATCGATATTCGTGTTATAAAAATGATACCtctatgattttgaaatgtgtagaaagtcaGGATCGTAAATTGGTATCGATACCCTATCACGAATATCGATACTCGAGGTAATTTTATCAATATTTTTTCAATGGTACTAATATTTTCTAGGTTTTCCAAAGAGTTGGTGTTTATAGCAccaattagtttttttttctttttataatggGTCCAAacaattttattcattttttttaattcacacttttttttttataatttttcattttaaggctATTGAGTATTTAAATATATGATTTAGTTTTCTTTACTTATTTAATATTGAAAAATAGGTTTTGTATTAATTCCATATTAAATTAATAGAGAAATCTTAATTTAATTAATCTGagtttgaacaaaatatatactATAATTCAATTAATACATACACCCAAATTGATACATTACATGAGTAAAAAAATAGTACATATATATGAGCCAAGACAGAGATTGTTGGATAATATGAACcacttaaatataataaaaacaatgtAGTATGAGTCAAATATGTATAAGTACTCAAGTAATTAATTTTCAATTAATGATGAGATAAGTAGAAATTAAAGTTAACGTGAAAGTGTTGCATCAAAGTAACTAATTTTCAATTCCCCCCTTCCCACCTCAAAGTATcaatattatatcaattaagtcaTTTGTTAGCCTAGCTTTAATTTCTTGAATATTTATGATAAGAATGAGCTCGTTGCTTAAATGGATAAGATTTAGTTTTCCCTTTGATGCTAAGATTAAAACCCTTTGTGCACTTTTtagtcaaaatattttattttcctatttttgcCCCCATAAAGTATTGAATTTTCAAGCTAGTCCAGACCaaaaactattttttaaaatttagtccttaggcaAATCCTCATTCTAAACAAGTTCCTAAATCTATTTCAATTAGGGAAAGAAAGTTTTATAAATAGTCAATCTTTTAATAACCTAGAACtcatatttagaaaaaaaaattcaagaaaagcTCTAAAAATTCTCTCTTATTCTTCTCCATTGTCGAACCACCTTACTCAACCCAAGGTTTCAAGGTTTTCAATTGCAACCCTTTCCTCTTAGTGATTTTCGATTTCTTCATCTAAAAATTgaggtttttattattattttcaatcaGGTGTGAGATCTAATTTAATTATTATGTATGATTAATTAAGTTGAAGcattagggattatggtttaatGCGGAAAGAaacaacatattttaaatttattaattatttaatgctTTTATAACTGTGGTTTAGGATTATTTAGCTTAGTAGTCTTTAAGCATGATATTTAGTTAATAATCTTATTAATGCATGCTAATTGGTTTAAAAACTATTATTCTTATCGTTACTTTATAAAATATTTGAAGTTTTAATAAGTCTTTTAAACCTTAACTGTTTTCTCAAAAACTTTATTCTAATAACATTGTAATTGAATTACTAAGTAAAGTCATTTGATTAATGAATGTTTTTCTAGAAAGACAAAAAAATGATTTCCATACGaatcaactcaaataaaaaattattttactggatcacttcggtgatcaacaAATGTCTCGTAACCTCTTTGACTTACCCGTAATTTTTAAACCGGATTGAGGTGTTACAGTGCtagtataattataataatatcttCCTATACTAATAATTATCTTtagaaaatttaataataataataatgatgatgatgatgatgatgatgatgatgatgatgatgatgatgatgatgatgatgatgatgatgatgatgatgatgatgatgaaaccACCATCTTACaaaattaatttaactaaactttaaaataaaatatttaattacataattaagTCCCtcacttaaaatatgaaaattcaaattaatccctaatatcaaatcgaaattcaatttaatcccgaaactaaaataaaaattcaaataagttcacaatatcacacttttattttaatataactactataatatattttttcactttttcactttttaaattatttataattatttttaaaaatcaatttagtaAAAGAATTTTTTATCACTCCAAAGATTATAGATATAGGGATGGAGCAATCGTAAATTTTCATGCAATTGTAAATTGGCTTCTTCATTTGAAAACCCTACAAGAAAAGCTTTCTAAAACCCCATCTCTTTCCCTCGTCTTTAGTCTTCAAGAATCCTCCCACAAAACCCAAtctcaaagaaagaaagaagctcATGGCGTATGAACAAGAAGATCATCCCAAGCTTCAGTTCCCTTTAGATTCCAACTCTTACAACATCACCGCTGAAATCGGTGCTGGTGTTTGTTCTAAAGTTTATACGGCCCAATGTCTGCCCATCAATTCAACTGTTGTTGCCATTAAATCCATCGATCTTGATCAGTCCAACGCCGATTTCCGCAACCTTGTCGGACGTGAAACCAACACCTCGTCGCTTCTTTCCCACCCCAATATCCTCAACCCTCATTGTTCCTTCACCGCCGGCAACCGTCTCTGGGTGGTTATGCCCTTTATGTCCGGCGGTTCTTTAGAGTCCATCAtctcatcttcttcccccaaTGGCATACAAGAGCAATGCATTGCCATTATTCTCAAAGAAACGCTGACTGCATTGTCGTATCTTCACAGCCAAGGGCATTTGCATAGAGATATAAAGGCCAGTAACATCTTGTTGGACGATAACGGACGTGTTAAGCTTGCGGATTTCGGTGTTTCGTCATCGTTCTATGCGTCGAGTTCGGTTTACAGATTAGGTTCTTCGCCATTTTCACAATATTGGATGGCCCCAGAGGTGATCCATTCACATAAAGATTATAGTTTCAAAGCTGATATATGGTCTTTCGGCATAACTGCTCTTGACTCCACCAAGAAGTTTTCAGAAACATTTCAAGACATGGTTGCTTCTTGTCTCCGTAAAGATCCTGCAAACCGACCCACTGCAGATGAGCTTCTGAAACATCCTTTCTTTGAGAGTTGCAATGGTACTTCTGAGTTTCTTGCGGAGAATTTGCTGCGTGGATTGCTTAGTGTTGAAGAAAGGTTTAGGGCAGCAGGCAAGATTCTTGAGGAAGGTGTGGATTGTGATCCTAATGGGGACAGGGCGTCTAGTGTGCTCCTTAACCGTCCGATGTCATCGATAATTGAAGGGCAAGGCAATGAAGACGAGGAGTTTGAGGTGCATGACCCTGCATTCCCCGTGGAGTCAACACAAGCGGTGATTCCATGTGACGATGATGCTGAAGAACAACAACCGGCTGCAGGTGGCCGTGGCAATGAAGTTAATGCAGAAACAATGGTGAACGAACTGATGGCATTGATGACGAGTTTGGATGATCAAAAGGAGAAGGTGAAGAAAATAATTAACCAGCTTGGATCTGAAACGATCGACAGAGAAGATGAATTGGAGAAGGAGAATGCGAGGCTGAGATTGGAGTTAGAGCGTGAAAGGGAACAGAACTTGAAATTGATTCAAGTGATCAACGAAGAAGATCAATTGTTGCACCAGAATGAGAGGGTGAGATTGGAGTTAGAGAATGAGAAGCTGAGATTGGAGTTAGAGAAGCTCAAAATGCACATTTCTGCTACATCAAACACTACTAGTGATGACAACAATTGAAAATATTGGATTTGTGATCGCATTTTCAGTCTGTTTTCTTGCTTATTACTAGAAACTGTTGTTTGATTCCAGATGGTATTATAGGACTAATATGATTGAATCTAATGGGAAAATTTTGAGATTCTGTATCTATGTTGCTTCATATGATACCTTTTACTTCCTtaccaaataaataaaaagagatAATTGAAGAAAGACTTTCAGTTGGATAAACAAGTACATATCAAATGTTTTcccttattattattgttatatctCGTCACTTACACACAGGGGCGGTTGGCATGGGCACGCGcccttaaaatagaaaatttcactaaaaaattttttttgctTCACTTCTGCTTACACACTTGTGAATATAATAAGCTACCAAAATCAACTTGTATACCTTTGGTCATCAAAACCTCTTGACCCTTTCGAAGAAGGCATTAGCCATCCGCTTCCTTAGTGAAGTCACCCAATCAACAACCTATATAATTAGGTACCCactttttcaatacaaatgtttCGTCTAATTCATTTCAAACATTAATTATTTGGGATTAGTACATCTGCTACTCACATACACTATGCAAATACGTCCACTGTCCGTATTCTCATTAAGCTAaaatttgagatgttttattttaatttgttccgtggacatcattaattatattttgaaattcaaaatgatatatatatatatatatatatatatatatattaaatgtgaCAATTTCCCATTAATAAAAGATGATTTTATTGAAAAGTCACCGGTAAAGCAATAAAATTGCAAAAGTACATTCATAAAGACATTTTATAATGGGAAATTTATGGTTCAACGTATAATTTTCATAAGTTTTTATTTTAGgtactaaaaattaaaaaaaaattataagaagAGCATTG
The Gossypium arboreum isolate Shixiya-1 chromosome 10, ASM2569848v2, whole genome shotgun sequence genome window above contains:
- the LOC108487840 gene encoding serine/threonine-protein kinase BLUS1-like; this encodes MAYEQEDHPKLQFPLDSNSYNITAEIGAGVCSKVYTAQCLPINSTVVAIKSIDLDQSNADFRNLVGRETNTSSLLSHPNILNPHCSFTAGNRLWVVMPFMSGGSLESIISSSSPNGIQEQCIAIILKETLTALSYLHSQGHLHRDIKASNILLDDNGRVKLADFGVSSSFYASSSVYRLGSSPFSQYWMAPEVIHSHKDYSFKADIWSFGITALDSTKKFSETFQDMVASCLRKDPANRPTADELLKHPFFESCNGTSEFLAENLLRGLLSVEERFRAAGKILEEGVDCDPNGDRASSVLLNRPMSSIIEGQGNEDEEFEVHDPAFPVESTQAVIPCDDDAEEQQPAAGGRGNEVNAETMVNELMALMTSLDDQKEKVKKIINQLGSETIDREDELEKENARLRLELEREREQNLKLIQVINEEDQLLHQNERVRLELENEKLRLELEKLKMHISATSNTTSDDNN